One Cuculus canorus isolate bCucCan1 chromosome 1, bCucCan1.pri, whole genome shotgun sequence DNA segment encodes these proteins:
- the LOC104065921 gene encoding extracellular serine/threonine protein kinase FAM20C isoform X1 gives MRCRLQILFQRKFKVSLVILLLLALLVHLAMDLAVPAARRPCGCNEKAPKASGISSGSTDLTGPKKRSLRILQDFSGSNGSLEKSSQLQGAEPQARAGVLKIQHQRGDGNQEWMKGSKLAALFKHPLYNIPIPEVTEKDKLFVVNPMEKFSLHSSGSDEWVSSSKAETLLPTGKTAYDTYPTWLKFHVGINRYELYPRQDPLMPTLLQDLAMQRIVSSVQKSGGTQLKLIMTFPDYGQALFKPMKQTRDQETPADFFYFSDFERHNAEIAAFHLDRILDFRRIPPVSGRLVNITKEIRDITTDKKLAKTFFISPAGNVCFYGECSYYCSTEHALCGKPDRLEGSMATLLPDKTLAKRHSWRSPWRRSYHKSKKAEWELNPNYCAKVRETPPYDRGHRLLDLIDMTVLDFLMGNMDRHHYETFEKFGNDTFLLHLDNGRGFGTHSRDEPSILAPLQQCCSIKKSTYLRLQLLATEPYRLSDLLRESLATDPLAPVLAEPHLQALDRRLGKVLAVVGHCLARRAHLDEVLVDDVGSQM, from the exons ATGCGGTGCCGACTGCAAAtactttttcaaaggaaatttaaaGTCAGCCTCGTCATTCTCCTGCTCTTGGCCCTCCTAGTGCACTTGGCGATGGATTTGGCTGTCCCTGCAGCCCGCAGACCCTGTGGCTGCAATGAGAAAGCACCAAAAGCTTCAGGCATCTCGTCAGGGAGCACTGACCTGACTGGCCCCAAAAAGCGGAGCCTACGAATCCTTCAGGATTTCAGCGGCAGCAACGGCTCCCTGGAGAAAAGCtcccagctgcagggagcagagccacAGGCAAGGGCTGGAGTGTTGAAGATCCAGCACCAGCGTGGAGATGGGAATCAGGAGTGGATGAAAGGATCAAAGCTGGCAGCACTCTTCAAGCATCCTCTTTACAACATTCCAATCCCAGAGGTGACAGAGAAAGACAAGCTGTTTGTTGTCAACCCCATGGAGAAGTTCAGCCTGCACAGCAGCGGGAGTGATGAATG GGTCAGCAGCAGTAAAGCCGAGACGCTCCTCCCGACAGGGAAGACGGCCTACGACACCTACCCTACCTGGCTCAAATTCCATGTTGGCATCAATCGCTATGAGCTGTACCCCCGCCAGGACCCCCTGATGCCCACCCTCCTCCAGGACTTGGCCATGCAGAGAATCGTCAGCTCAG TCCAGAAGTCTGGTGGGACCCAGCTCAAGCTGATCATGACATTTCCAGATTACGGGCAGGCTCTCTTCAAGCCCATGAA gcAGACTCGGGACCAGGAGACCCCTGCCGACTTCTTCTACTTCTCGGACTTTGAGCGGCATAATGCGGAGATTGCAGCCTTCCACCTGGACAG GATCCTGGATTTCCGGCGAATTCCTCCAGTTTCTGGCCGTTTGGTCAATATAACAAAGGAGATTCGTGACATCACCACAGACAAGAAACTGGCCAAGACTTTCTTCATCTCCCCAG CGGGCAACGTCTGCTTCTACGGGGAGTGCTCCTACTACTGTTCCACTGAGCATGCCCTCTGCGGCAAGCCAGACCGGCTGGAGGGCTCCATGGCCACCCTGCTGCCTGACAAGACCTTGGCCAAGCGCCACTCCTGGCGCAGCCCCTGGCGCCGCTCCTACCACAAGAGCAAGAAGGCTGA GTGGGAGCTGAACCCCAACTACTGCGCTAAGGTGCGAGAGACGCCACCCTACGACAGGGGTCATCGCCTTCTCGACCTCATCGACATGACAGTCCTCGATTTCCTTATGG GCAACATGGACCGGCACCACTACGAGACCTTTGAGAAATTTGGGAATGACACTTTCCTGCTCCACCTGGACAATGGCCGTGG CTTTGGCACACACTCTCGTGATGAACCATCCATCCTGGCCCCcctccagcagtgctgcag CATCAAGAAGTCGACCTACCTgcggctgcagctgctggccacCGAGCCCTACCGCCTGAGCGACCTGCTGCGGGAGTCGCTGGCCACTGACCCCCTGGCCCCTGTCCTGGCCGAGCCCCACCTGCAGGCACTGGACCGCCGTTTGGGGAAGGTGCTGGCAGTGGTGGGGCACTGCCTGGCCAGGAGAGCCCACCTGGatgaggtgctggtggatgacGTGGGGTCACAGATGTGA
- the LOC104065921 gene encoding extracellular serine/threonine protein kinase FAM20C isoform X2 — MHLAMDLAVPAARRPCGCNEKAPKASGISSGSTDLTGPKKRSLRILQDFSGSNGSLEKSSQLQGAEPQARAGVLKIQHQRGDGNQEWMKGSKLAALFKHPLYNIPIPEVTEKDKLFVVNPMEKFSLHSSGSDEWVSSSKAETLLPTGKTAYDTYPTWLKFHVGINRYELYPRQDPLMPTLLQDLAMQRIVSSVQKSGGTQLKLIMTFPDYGQALFKPMKQTRDQETPADFFYFSDFERHNAEIAAFHLDRILDFRRIPPVSGRLVNITKEIRDITTDKKLAKTFFISPAGNVCFYGECSYYCSTEHALCGKPDRLEGSMATLLPDKTLAKRHSWRSPWRRSYHKSKKAEWELNPNYCAKVRETPPYDRGHRLLDLIDMTVLDFLMGNMDRHHYETFEKFGNDTFLLHLDNGRGFGTHSRDEPSILAPLQQCCSIKKSTYLRLQLLATEPYRLSDLLRESLATDPLAPVLAEPHLQALDRRLGKVLAVVGHCLARRAHLDEVLVDDVGSQM, encoded by the exons A TGCACTTGGCGATGGATTTGGCTGTCCCTGCAGCCCGCAGACCCTGTGGCTGCAATGAGAAAGCACCAAAAGCTTCAGGCATCTCGTCAGGGAGCACTGACCTGACTGGCCCCAAAAAGCGGAGCCTACGAATCCTTCAGGATTTCAGCGGCAGCAACGGCTCCCTGGAGAAAAGCtcccagctgcagggagcagagccacAGGCAAGGGCTGGAGTGTTGAAGATCCAGCACCAGCGTGGAGATGGGAATCAGGAGTGGATGAAAGGATCAAAGCTGGCAGCACTCTTCAAGCATCCTCTTTACAACATTCCAATCCCAGAGGTGACAGAGAAAGACAAGCTGTTTGTTGTCAACCCCATGGAGAAGTTCAGCCTGCACAGCAGCGGGAGTGATGAATG GGTCAGCAGCAGTAAAGCCGAGACGCTCCTCCCGACAGGGAAGACGGCCTACGACACCTACCCTACCTGGCTCAAATTCCATGTTGGCATCAATCGCTATGAGCTGTACCCCCGCCAGGACCCCCTGATGCCCACCCTCCTCCAGGACTTGGCCATGCAGAGAATCGTCAGCTCAG TCCAGAAGTCTGGTGGGACCCAGCTCAAGCTGATCATGACATTTCCAGATTACGGGCAGGCTCTCTTCAAGCCCATGAA gcAGACTCGGGACCAGGAGACCCCTGCCGACTTCTTCTACTTCTCGGACTTTGAGCGGCATAATGCGGAGATTGCAGCCTTCCACCTGGACAG GATCCTGGATTTCCGGCGAATTCCTCCAGTTTCTGGCCGTTTGGTCAATATAACAAAGGAGATTCGTGACATCACCACAGACAAGAAACTGGCCAAGACTTTCTTCATCTCCCCAG CGGGCAACGTCTGCTTCTACGGGGAGTGCTCCTACTACTGTTCCACTGAGCATGCCCTCTGCGGCAAGCCAGACCGGCTGGAGGGCTCCATGGCCACCCTGCTGCCTGACAAGACCTTGGCCAAGCGCCACTCCTGGCGCAGCCCCTGGCGCCGCTCCTACCACAAGAGCAAGAAGGCTGA GTGGGAGCTGAACCCCAACTACTGCGCTAAGGTGCGAGAGACGCCACCCTACGACAGGGGTCATCGCCTTCTCGACCTCATCGACATGACAGTCCTCGATTTCCTTATGG GCAACATGGACCGGCACCACTACGAGACCTTTGAGAAATTTGGGAATGACACTTTCCTGCTCCACCTGGACAATGGCCGTGG CTTTGGCACACACTCTCGTGATGAACCATCCATCCTGGCCCCcctccagcagtgctgcag CATCAAGAAGTCGACCTACCTgcggctgcagctgctggccacCGAGCCCTACCGCCTGAGCGACCTGCTGCGGGAGTCGCTGGCCACTGACCCCCTGGCCCCTGTCCTGGCCGAGCCCCACCTGCAGGCACTGGACCGCCGTTTGGGGAAGGTGCTGGCAGTGGTGGGGCACTGCCTGGCCAGGAGAGCCCACCTGGatgaggtgctggtggatgacGTGGGGTCACAGATGTGA
- the DNAL4 gene encoding dynein axonemal light chain 4, which produces MADTGEGKKEEADYKRLHNFPLIRHTDMPEEMRVEAMELCVTACEKYTTNNESAAKMIKEMMDKKFGSSWHVVIGESFGLEVTHEVKSLLYMFFGGSLAVCVWKCS; this is translated from the exons ATGGCAGACAccggggaggggaaaaaggaggaggctGATTATAAAAGACTTCACAACTTTCCACTGATTAGG CACACAGACATGCCAGAGGAGATGCGTGTAGAGGCCATGGAGCTATGTGTCACAGCATGTGAGAAATACACCACCAACAACGAG AGCGCTGCCAAGATGATCAAAGAGATGATGGACAAGAAATTTGGGTCCTCCTGGCACGTGGTGATCGGGGAAAGCTTTGGCTTAGAGGTCACTCATGAGGTGAAGAGTCTGCTGTACATGTTCTTTGGTGGCAGCCTGGCCGTTTGTGTCTGGAAGTGTTCCTGA